The Aethina tumida isolate Nest 87 chromosome 6, icAetTumi1.1, whole genome shotgun sequence genome has a segment encoding these proteins:
- the LOC109597925 gene encoding retinal rod rhodopsin-sensitive cGMP 3',5'-cyclic phosphodiesterase subunit delta: protein MTDTNKRGEEILQGFQVNWICLRDADGGKVFWQGSEDLSHPEVEHEAHVPKSILKCRAVSREFNFSTREQIERFRLEQKVLFKGRCLEEWYFEFGFVMPESTNTWQSILEAAPESQMMPASILNGNIVIETKFYDDDILITTSKVRLFYV, encoded by the exons ATGACTGATACTAATAAACGAGGAGAAGAAATACTTCAAGGCTTCCAAGT TAATTGGATCTGTCTGAGGGACGCAGACGGCGGTAAAGTGTTCTGGCAAGGGTCGGAGGACCTGAGCCATCCGGAGGTCGAACATGAGGCCCACGTACCAAAATCGATCCTCAAATGTCGTGCTGTATCtcgagaatttaattttagcacCCGCGAACAAATCGAACGGTTCCGTTTGGAGCAGAAGGTACTGTTTAAGGGACGCTGCCTCGAGGAGTGGTACTTCGAATTTGGTTTTGTTATGCCAGAATCGACAAACACATGGCAATCGATACTGGAGGCTGCACCTGAATCACAAATGATGCCCGCCTCGATTTTAAA TGGCAACATTGTTATTGAAACCAAGTTTTATGATGATGATATACTGATAACCACGTCCAAAGTACGATTGTTTTATGTGTGA
- the LOC109597924 gene encoding uncharacterized protein LOC109597924 isoform X1, with protein MVSKEPLFTPPSVICSVATAGVATRRYTPTGSGRPKMEKAVEELEHKMKKTDERFEDLAVQVGNIEQDMFADDVEEVQVNNLLRSVNEVKSNYMHLKKELGEVQDLQRQLSTTLHMQLKMMQTKFNTLKEKVYIPESHLNNIQRTRDRNSRD; from the exons ATGGTTTCGAAAGAACCGCTCTTCACGCCGCCGAGCGTCATCTGCTCCGTAGCGACGGCGGGCGTCGCGACGCGTCGATACACTCCCACCGGAAGCGGCCGGCCAAAGATGGAAAAGGCGGTCGAGGAGCTCGAACACAAA ATGAAGAAGACGGACGAACGGTTCGAGGATCTGGCGGTGCAGGTCGGTAACATTGAGCAGGACATGTTCGCCGACGACGTGGAGGAGGTGCAGGTAAACAACCTGTTAAGGAGCGTTAACGAG GTGAAGTCGAATTACATGCACCTAAAGAAGGAGCTGGGTGAAGTGCAGGACCTGCAGAGGCAGCTTAGTACGACGCTGCACATGCAGCTGAAAATGATGCAGACCAAGTTCAACACGCTGAAGGAGAAGGTCTACATTCCTGAGAGCCATCTGAACAACATACAGAGGACGAGGGACAGGAATTCCAGGGATTAA
- the LOC109597924 gene encoding uncharacterized protein LOC109597924 isoform X2 — protein MKKTDERFEDLAVQVGNIEQDMFADDVEEVQVNNLLRSVNEVKSNYMHLKKELGEVQDLQRQLSTTLHMQLKMMQTKFNTLKEKVYIPESHLNNIQRTRDRNSRD, from the exons ATGAAGAAGACGGACGAACGGTTCGAGGATCTGGCGGTGCAGGTCGGTAACATTGAGCAGGACATGTTCGCCGACGACGTGGAGGAGGTGCAGGTAAACAACCTGTTAAGGAGCGTTAACGAG GTGAAGTCGAATTACATGCACCTAAAGAAGGAGCTGGGTGAAGTGCAGGACCTGCAGAGGCAGCTTAGTACGACGCTGCACATGCAGCTGAAAATGATGCAGACCAAGTTCAACACGCTGAAGGAGAAGGTCTACATTCCTGAGAGCCATCTGAACAACATACAGAGGACGAGGGACAGGAATTCCAGGGATTAA
- the LOC109597898 gene encoding uncharacterized protein LOC109597898 has product MSSTVSTTEMKTIPARPIVRLKADEHKSKLVRTSSIEKIRRFNSYICAQHYYVVPALLTWLKSSHSCLQSSAEKTILFFRSLIFNAFFYRVIQNVFRVKAGVVEKMDPDALKENLISNFYDYFSGSFESTLLSMGVYFVSVLVYSQLLISIYFLSLVPIPGGLYFLLLTGVYISFLCYKSIFFYKNKTN; this is encoded by the coding sequence ATGAGCAGCACGGTGTCGACGACCGAAATGAAAACAATACCGGCCCGTCCCATCGTCAGACTGAAGGCGGACGAACACAAGTCGAAGCTGGTCCGCACCTCGTCCATCGAGAAGATACGCCGCTTCAACAGCTACATCTGCGCCCAGCACTACTACGTCGTGCCGGCCTTGCTCACGTGGCTCAAAAGCTCCCATTCCTGTCTCCAATCGTCGGCCGAGAAGACCATTTTGTTCTTCCGCTCGCTGATCTTCAACGCGTTCTTCTATCGCGTCATCCAGAACGTGTTCAGGGTAAAGGCCGGCGTGGTGGAGAAGATGGATCCGGACGCGCTGAAGGAGAACCTGATCTCCAACTTTTACGATTACTTTTCGGGTAGCTTCGAATCGACTTTGCTGTCGATGGGGGTTTACTTCGTTTCGGTGCTAGTCTATTCGCAGCTGTTGATTTCGATCTACTTCCTGTCGCTGGTGCCCATCCCTGGCGGTTTGTACTTCTTGCTTCTGACCGGAGTCTACATATCGTTCCTCTGTTACAAGTCGatcttcttttataaaaacaagacCAACTGA
- the LOC109597892 gene encoding small G protein signaling modulator 1, translating into MTGKNEDEYKNRLITAVKKEVKQVMEESVTRKFVHEESGSVTSLCGAVEACLSQGLRRRALGLFKTSSTTALLHKIAKHSPEAAIISKRVLEIECKDPDRRSSSSSESLTKPTLRKNMSLNSNSTSPKYLWIRLALFEKQLAKIIDYLVSNAEKYYNSDALVADPDYGSILSSLLVGPCALDYSRTKTLDHFWTDPPADELVQMIRIYGYPSTPPSVRKSNIRRPLNTSSEDSITSRSQTQSLAKDYVQSIHQNPKATLLFGKNNVLVLPVNSEVSEPMPGYLSLHQMASGLTIKWTPNQLMNGFGEEVQDKNVYWDYALQVRLDEIVYVHCHQDNETGGTVILVGQDGVQRPPIHFPKGGHMLAFLSCIETGLLPRGRLDPPLWSQRQGFNSTKRRRPLPALSETEETSKDYVFRIIDNSNHKDIPLKKTILMDTSALLPTKVRMQLGSTSTSSESSSKSFSMDQNVPDSPPSICIQAVCDSMKRQIISRAFYGWLAYCRHLSTVRTHLSGLVNCKIINGDGSQDGITEEKWAEMYKDGILNDYAEVYRLVYFGGIVNDDIRRELWPYLLGHYKFGSTAEQRHELGEETKQAYENTMSEWLAVEAIVRQRDKEKQASAIAKLSSESMSSEQVPAQIQRDLSNDVFEDISDDESIDEQSESTPEAGKKRPRKTKQNTIKYESDEENQDPNAELINGECNEPAELEQEEEEVNEEQLKDFIHNVIVTNASVDMSNLGNESPRRNNLDAVTEENNSSLDTCIETHGLASPARSACVSPASSNGGVYSQELLETFGLNLHRIEKDVQRCDRNYWYFAGDNLDKLRNVMCTYVWEHLEVGYVQGMCDLAAPLLVIFNDESLTYACFCHLMERMVENFSSGNAMDCHFANMRSLIQILDSEMYELMHSRGDYTHFYFCYRWFLLDFKRELVYPDVYATWECIWAAQHVSSTHFVLFLALALLETYRDIILSNGMDFTDIIKFFNEMAERHDAQAVLKLAKDLVLQLQLLIENK; encoded by the exons ATGACGGGAAAAAACg AGGACGAGTACAAAAACCGCCTCATCACCGCCGTGAAGAAGGAGGTGAAGCAGGTGATGGAGGAGTCGGTGACGAGGAAGTTCGTGCACGAGGAAAGTGGCTCCGTTACTTCCCTTTGTGGAGCTGTTGAAGCTTGCCTATCTCAAG GTTTGAGGCGTCGAGCTTTGGGGTTGTTCAAAACTTCATCCACAACAGCCCTGTTGCACAAGATAGCGAAGCACAGTCCCGAAGCTGCGATCATATCCAAAAGAGTGCTGGAGATTGAGTGCAAAGATCCGGACCGCCGTTCCAGCAGCAGCAGCGAGAGCCTCACCAAACCGACGCTCAGGAAGAACATGTCACTAAACAGCAACTCCACATCACCCAAATACTTGTGGATTAGGTTGGCGTTGTTCGAGAAACAGCTGGCCAAAATAATCGATTATCTGGTGTCAAACGCCGAGAAGTACTACAACTCAGACGCCCTAGTAGCCGACCCCGACTACGGCAGCATCCTCAGCAGTTTGCTGGTGGGACCGTGCGCCTTGGACTATTCCAGAACCAAAACGCTAGACCACTTCTGGACCGATCCCCCCGCCGACGAACTGGTACAAATGATCCGGATCTACGGCTACCCCTCCACTCCACCCTCGGTTAGGAAATCCAACATAAGAAGGCCGTTGAACACCAGCTCGGAAGACTCTATAACTTCCAGAAGTCAGACGCAGAGCCTCGCCAAGGATTACGTGCAAAGCATCCACCAGAATCCCAAGGCGACCTTGTTGTTCGGCAAGAACAACGTGTTGGTACTGCCGGTTAATTCGGAGGTCTCGGAGCCGATGCCCGGGTATCTGAGCCTCCACCAAATGGCCTCGGGTCTCACCATTAAATGGACCCCCAATCAGCTCATGAACGGCTTCGGCGAAGAAGTCCAGGACAAAAA TGTGTACTGGGATTACGCTCTGCAGGTGCGTCTGGACGAAATCGTCTATGTGCATTGTCACCAGGACAACGAAACTGGAGGCACAGTCATATTGGTAGGACAAGACGGGGTTCAAAGACCTCCAATACATTTCCCCAAAG GTGGCCACATGTTGGCGTTTTTAAGTTGCATTGAAACAGGTTTGTTGCCCAGAGGAAGATTGGACCCACCTCTTTGGTCGCAGAGGCAAGGCTTCAACAGCACCAAGAGGCGAAGGCCTTTGCCCGCACTTTCCGAAACTGAAGAGACGTCCAAGGATTACGTCTTTAGAATCATCGACAACAGCAACCATAAAGACATACCTT TGAAGAAGACGATTTTGATGGACACCTCAGCTTTGTTGCCAACGAAAGTCAGGATGCAACTCGGAAGCACAAGCACCAGTTCGGAAAGTTCATCGAAAAGCTTCAGCATGGACCAGAACGTACCGGACAGTCCCCCCAGTATTTGCATACAAGCTGTCTGCGACTCCATGAAGAGGCAGATCATTTCCAGGGCTTTCTATGGCTGGCTAGCTTATTGCAGGCACTTGTCCACTGTTAGAACTCACCTGAGTGGGCTGGTCAACTGCAAAATCATCAACGGAGACGGCTCCCAAGATG GTATAACGGAGGAGAAGTGGGCGGAGATGTACAAAGATGGAATTTTGAACGATTATGCGGAGGTCTACAGGTTGGTGTACTTCGGAGGAATTGTGAACGACGACATTCGCAGAGAATTGTGGCCTTACCTACTGGGACATTACAAATTCGGCAGTACTGCCGAACAACGTCACGAACTTGGAGAAGAAACGAAGCAAGC CTACGAGAACACCATGTCGGAGTGGCTGGCCGTAGAGGCAATCGTCCGTCAAAGAGACAAGGAGAAGCAGGCCAGCGCAATAGCGAAGCTGAGCAGCGAGAGCATGTCCAGCGAACAAGTACCAGCCCAAATACAAAGGGATCTCAGCAACGAC GTTTTCGAAGACATATCGGACGACGAGTCGATCGACGAGCAAAGCGAGTCGACACCCGAGGCGGGCAAGAAACGTCCGCGCAAAACCAAACAGAACACCATCAAGTACGAGAGCGACGAAGAGAACCAAGACCCGAACGCCGAACTAATCAACGGCGAATGCAACGAACCAGCTGAACTTGAacaggaggaggaggaggtgAACGAGGAGCAACTCAAAGATTTTATTCACAATGTTATAGTGACGAACGCGAGTGTTGACATGTCCAATTTGGGCAACGAGAGTCCTAGGAGGAACAACTTGGACGCCGTCACTGAGGAGAACAACTCGTCGTTGGACACGTGCATCGAAACGCATGGACTAGCTTCACCTGCACGATCAGCTTGCGTCTCACCTGCGAGCTCCAACGGAGGAGTCTATAGT CAAGAGTTGCTGGAGACGTTCGGGCTGAACCTGCACCGCATTGAAAAGGACGTGCAGAGGTGCGACAGGAACTACTGGTACTTCGCCGGTGATAACTTGGATAAGCTGCGCAACGTCATGTGCACCTACGTCTGGGAACACTTGGAGGTCGGCTACGTGCAGGGTATGTGCGACCTTGCTGCTCCTCTGTTGGTCATCTTCAACGACGAGTCGCTGACCTACGCCTGTTTTTGCCACCTAATGGAACGAATGGTTGAGAACTTCTCCAGTGGAAACGCCATGGACTGCCACTTTGCTAACATGCGAAGCCTCATTCAAATTCTAG ATTCGGAAATGTACGAGCTGATGCACTCGCGCGGTGACTACACGCATTTCTACTTCTGTTACCGTTGGTTCCTGTTGGATTTCAAGCGGGAGTTGGTTTACCCGGACGTCTACGCCACCTGGGAGTGTATCTGGGCGGCGCAGCACGTCTCCTCCACGCATTTCGTGCTGTTCCTCGCCTTGGCGTTGCTGGAGACGTACCGGGACATAATCCTGTCCAACGGCATGGACTTTACTGACATCATCAAGTTTTTTAACG AAATGGCTGAAAGACATGACGCACAAGCAGTTCTGAAACTAGCCAAGGATCTGGTGCTGCAGCTGCAGCTACTGATCGAAAACAAATGA
- the LOC109597927 gene encoding ATP-binding cassette sub-family D member has protein sequence MPSVISKFLEKGEHHLNANRTVVSGVVIGAVLFTYVLKVGYPIVDGLIHKTNKERLGLNNNLVKDNVVIQNGDPKTQKVISRKFRNHIPNLNLRFIFQFIKLIRIMIPSLFCTETALLTGHTTFLFLRTFLSIYVANLEGAIVKFIVRKDPKNFVKQLMKWFAVAIPATFINSMIKYLESRIALSFRSRLVDHSYKLYFKNQSYYRVTVLDGRLDNCAQRLTDDIETVANTVSHLYGQITKPCFDILLMAIALANLVKSRNANLITGPVIISGVVVVSALILRLVSPKFGQLVAQEAEKKGYLRLVHGRIVANAEEIAFYGGHKVEQSHLRSAYRILVQHLEHMFGVKLWFVMLEQFLMKYVWSGTGMVVVSLPILLSATKKHKKSHDGEAEDNVSERTHYFTTAKNLLLTGSNAVERLMSSYKDIVELAGHTQRVENMFTVLEEASRGVYHKTLVEKKEKGDFEIEFRGDQPIAKGKLVVSTNEIILRDVPIVTPNCDVVCPSLSLHLKPGQHLLITGPNGCGKSSLFRILSGLWPVYGGELHTPKNAMFYIPQRPYMVIGNLRDQVIYPDTYADMINKQVTEEDLRKIMRLVHLDHIVERDTFHEIKDWTDILSGGEKQRMAVARLFYHKPKYALLDECTSAVSIDVESNMYQTAIDMGITLLTITHRPTLWKFHTHILQFDGTGAWEFSTLNCSNRLELKKEKEQLLRQTDSEEKARRIEELNRLLGEDE, from the exons ATGCCGAGCGTAATCTCAAAGTTCCTGGAGAAGGGCGAGCACCACCTGAACGCCAACCGCACCGTAGTGTCGGGGGTGGTGATCGGTGCCGTCCTCTTCACCTACGTACTCAAAGTCGGCTATCCCATCGTCGATGGACTCATACACAAGACCAACAAGGAGCGCCTCGGCCTCAACAACAACCTGGTCAAGGACAACGTGGTCATTCAGAACGGCGATCCGAAGACCCAGAAGGTCATATCGAGGAAATTCAGAAACCACATACCGAATCTCAACCTGAGGTTCATTTTCCAGTTCATAAAGCTGATCAGGATTATGATACCCAGCTTGTTTTGCACCGAAACCGCCCTCTTAACAGGCCATACCACATTCCTTTTCCTGAGGACGTTCCTGAGCATCTACGTAGCCAACTTGGAGGGAGCCATCGTTAAGTTTATAGTCAGGAAGGACCCGAAGAACTTCGTCAAGCAATTAATGAAGTGGTTCGCCGTTGCCATACCGGCCACCTTTATTAACAGCATGATCAAGTACCTCGAAAGTAGGATCGCCCTCAGCTTCAGGTCAAGACTGGTCGACCATTCCTACAAGCTGTACTTCAAGAATCAAAGCTACTATCGTGTTACTGTGTTGGACGGACGTCTGGACAATTGTGCCCAACGTTTAACCGACGACATTGAAACTGTGGCCAACACCGTCAGCCACTTGTATGGTCAAATCACCAAGCCCTGCTTCGACATATTGTTAATGGCAATAGCTTTGGCCAACCTCGTCAAGTCCCGCAATGCCAACCTCATAACCGGACCTGTAATAATCTCag GTGTTGTGGTCGTCTCCGCCCTGATACTCCGACTAGTGTCGCCGAAGTTTGGCCAACTGGTAGCTCAGGAGGCCGAAAAGAAGGGCTACCTAAGGTTGGTACACGGAAGAATTGTGGCCAACGCCGAAGAAATCGCCTTCTACGGCGGCCATAAAGTGGAGCAGAGCCACCTGAGAAGCGCCTACAGAATACTGGTCCAACACCTGGAGCACATGTTCGGCGTCAAGTTGTGGTTCGTAATGCTAGAGCAGTTCTTGATGAAATACGTCTGGTCAGGCACCGGCATGGTGGTGGTGTCCTTGCCCATCCTCCTGTCGGCCACAAAGAAGCACAAAAAGTCCCACGACGGAGAGGCCGAAGACAACGTGTCGGAGCGCACCCACTACTTCACCACAGCCAAAAACCTGTTGTTGACCGGCTCCAACGCCGTGGAACGGCTGATGTCCAGCTACAAGGACATCGTGGAGCTGGCCGGCCACACCCAACGCGTGGAAAACATGTTCACCGTGTTGGAGGAGGCAAGCCGTGGCGTCTACCACAAAACCCTGGTGGAGAAAAAGGAGAAGGGCGACTTCGAAATCGAATTCCGCGGCGACCAGCCCATAGCCAAGGGCAAACTGGTCGTGTCCACCAACGAAATCATACTGAGAGACGTCCCCATCGTTACCCCCAACTGCGACGTCGTCTGTCCCAGCCTCAGCCTTCATTTAAAGCCGGGCCAACACCTGTTGATCACCGGCCCCAACGGCTGCGGCAAGTCGAGCCTGTTCAGGATCCTAAGCGGGCTGTGGCCCGTCTACGGGGGCGAGTTGCACACCCCCAAGAACGCCATGTTCTACATACCCCAGAGGCCGTACATGGTGATCGGCAATCTCAGAGATCAGGTGATTTATCCGGACACGTACGCCGACATGATCAACAAACAGGTGACGGAGGAAGATCTGCGTAAAATCATGCGACTGGTGCACTTGGATCACATCGTGGAGCGGGACACGTTCCACGAAATCAAGGACTGGACGGACATACTGTCGGGCGGCGAGAAACAGCGTATGGCTGTCGCACGACTCTTCTACCACAA gcCCAAATATGCGCTGTTGGACGAGTGCACGTCTGCAGTTTCCATAGATGTGGAGAGCAACATGTACCAAACTGCCATAGACATGGGAATCACTCTTTTAACCATCACCCATCGTCCCACACTCTG GAAATTCCACACACATATTCTTCAATTCGACGGCACCGGTGCGTGGGAGTTCAGCACTTTGAACTGTTCAAACAGGCTGGagcttaaaaaagaaaaagaacaaCTGTTAAGGCAAACGGACAGCGAGGAGAAGGCAAGGAGGATAGAAGAATTGAACAGATTGTTGGGGGAGGATGAATGA
- the LOC109597887 gene encoding uncharacterized protein LOC109597887, with protein sequence MTEEELPTPNWLQELEAKRERRVKAKLGHETGAGAQCLKCADKCPGLDLHFWRKICRICKCTKDEHDVPDDDVHGWAEWQLLGSKPNKIKTKITLPGRKGEVELDWTPKGQKETVEKFLHSLPVDAIPIKGSQAASDRKLQLQKQIPIHDIDPSLCHELTENELEEMNKYIAHVKEKSVGVGQLVSLGNLIRGVAHNLNPVEMKVLHERYGKNIPIFELVKLQSQANVKPLQITKDMERLNVRGLNSKEALGDLGDRNHLQQNYGNQQVVYGSLVRDKNYLEGKQEVGNLAGRRKYTDLPKQIGQQPSYGELRAQGNLEGQVNIAQSEDVLNNLQNPVYGGLRGNQQGQSYSNLSDRQNPQSPIYGNLEGNKYDPNLGQLEEIQNNPLPPPYDGLRGNQQGNIYGNYGQGQNLGGNKNNNPQVHKYGTVPEATEAANQLKLQKQLPNYTPGNLATYSENQTGQSFNNFKDLAYSTYNNPPGERVYSPNHNQQLPINNQQQEILQPENVNIGSIKDIYPDIKTANFGQNENFIEDLPLPSEATYSLVDNIVIPDCHGCKQPFDFNEFAITIEKSSSLYHAGCFKCAGCNQILADNMYFYHKETNNVYCLRDYAKVKGYPRCKGCDELIFTKEYCLTEENTFHLKHFCCLDCDSPLAGQNYLLENSQPICLPCYEKGKAEKCLGCNQIIKPFEEGLTLKDKHFHVRDECFCCRVCSKPLLGKKLMFKNNRLYCSPACYQKDED encoded by the exons ATGACGGAAGAGGAATTACCTACTCCGAATTGGCTTCAGGAATTAGAGGCGAAAAGGGAAAGGAGAGTTAAGGCTAAATTGGGACACGAAACTGGTGCCGGTGCTCAATGTTTGAAATGTGCTGATAAGTGCCCAg GCTTGGACCTCCACTTCTGGCGCAAGATCTGCAGGATATGCAAGTGCACGAAGGACGAGCACGACGTCCCGGACGACGACGTGCACGGCTGGGCCGAATGGCAGCTCCTGGGCAGCAAACCCAACAAAATCAAGACGAAAATCA CTCTGCCCGGCAGGAAAGGCGAAGTGGAACTGGACTGGACGCCCAAAGGTCAAAAGGAGACGGTCGAGAAGTTCCTGCACTCGTTGCCCGTAGATGCGATACCTATTAAAGGTTCGCAGGCGGCTTCGGATCGTAAGCTGCAGCTGCAAAAGCAGATACCGATCCACGACATCGACCCGAGCTTGTGCCACGAGCTGACCGAGAACGAGCTCGAGGAGATGAATAAGTACATTGCGCACGTGAAGGAGAAATCCGTCGGCGTCGGGCAGCTGGTTAGTCTGGGCAATTTGATCAGAGGTGTCGCGCACAACTTGAACCCCGTCGAAATGAAGGTGCTGCACGAGAGGTACGGAAAGAACATACCGATCTTCGAGCTGGTCAAGCTGCAGAGTCAGGCCAACGTGAAGCCGTTACAGATTACCAAGGATATGGAGCGGTTGAACGTCAGAGGTTTGAATAGTAAGGAAGCTCTTGGTGATTTGGGCGATAGGAACCACTTGCAGCAGAATTATGGTAACCAACAAGTTGTTTATGGTAGCTTAGTGAGGGATAAGAATTACTTGGAAGGGAAGCAGGAGGTTGGCAACCTGGCCGGTAGGCGTAAGTACACTGATTTGCCAAAGCAAATTGGGCAACAACCAAGTTATGGTGAGTTGAGGGCACAAGGTAACTTAGAAGGTCAGGTCAACATAGCACAATCAGAAGACGTACTGAACAACCTTCAGAATCCGGTCTATGGTGGATTAAGAGGTAACCAACAGGGCCAAAGCTACAGTAACTTATCAGACAGACAAAACCCTCAGTCTCCAATTTATGGCAATTTGGAAGGAAACAAGTATGATCCAAACCTTGGACAACTGGAGGAAATTCAGAACAACCCTCTGCCTCCCCCGTACGACGGACTACGAGGAAACCAACAAGGTAACATTTATGGTAACTATGGGCAAGGTCAAAACCTTGGaggtaacaaaaacaataaccCCCAAGTCCACAAATATGGTACCGTACCAGAAGCAACTGAAGCAGCTAATCAGTTGAAGCTTCAAAAACAATTACCCAACTATACTCCTGGTAACTTGGCGACTTACAGTGAAAACCAAACCGGTCAATCCTTCAACAACTTCAAGGACTTAGCATACTCGACCTACAACAACCCACCAGGAGAACGAGTTTACAGTCCGAATCACAACCAGCAGCTGCCCATCAATAACCAACAGCAAGAAATACTGCAACCCGAGAACGTTAACATAGGTTCAATCAAAGATATTTACCCTGATATTAAAACGGCAAACTTTGGTCAAAATGAGAATTTCATCGAAGATCTTCCTTTACCAAGCGAAGCAACTTACTCTTTAGTGGACAACATAGTTATCCCAGATTGCCACGGTTGTAAACAACCCTTCGATTTCAACGAATTCGCCATCACCATTGAGAAGTCATCGTCTTTGTACCACGCAGGTTGCTTCAAGTGTGCAGGTTGCAACCAGATCTTGGCCGACAACATGTACTTCTATCACAAGGAAACGAACAACGTCTACTGCCTCAGAGACTATGCTAAAGTTAAGGGTTACCCTCGTTGTAAGGGTTGCGACGAACTGATATTTACGAAAGAGTACTGCCTGACTGAAGAAAACACGTTCCATTTGAAGCATTTCTGCTGTTTGGACTGCGACAGCCCTCTGGCTGGTCAGAATTATTTGCTTGAGAACTCGCAGCCCATTTGTTTGCCTTGTTATGAAAAGGGCAAGGCCGAGAAGTGCTTGGGGTGCAACCAGATCATCAAGCCTTTTGAGGAAGGGTTGACTTTGAAGGATAAACATTTCCATGTTAGGGATGAATGCTTTTGCTGTAGGGTTTGTTCCAAGCCTTTGTTGGGGAAGAAGTTGATGTTTAAGAATAACAGGTTGTACTGCTCTCCTGCCTGTTATCAAAAGGATgaggattaa